In Bradyrhizobium sp. CCBAU 051011, the following are encoded in one genomic region:
- a CDS encoding YiaA/YiaB family inner membrane protein produces MNQNVQPHSGAWVTFTYVSFSASAFMVAIGVFFLPLDLWIKGYLAMGIVMLVQSCVTLTKTVRDMHESGKLVNRIEDAKAERLLMEVSKAA; encoded by the coding sequence ATGAACCAGAATGTCCAACCCCACAGCGGTGCCTGGGTTACCTTCACCTATGTCTCGTTCTCTGCCTCCGCCTTCATGGTCGCCATCGGCGTGTTCTTCCTGCCGCTCGATCTCTGGATCAAGGGCTATCTGGCGATGGGCATCGTCATGCTGGTGCAGTCCTGCGTCACCCTGACCAAGACCGTTCGCGACATGCACGAGAGCGGCAAGCTGGTGAACCGCATCGAGGACGCCAAGGCCGAGCGGTTGCTGATGGAAGTCTCCAAGGCCGCTTGA
- a CDS encoding GFA family protein, with amino-acid sequence MFPEEELEQKKTKAVALGKPAAGQCLCGKVAFEIDVPARWAWHDHSPSSRRAHGAAYATYVGSWRKRFRITRGKTSLARYEDEATKTVRSFCSNCGTPIAYERPRSPHMVNIPRALFSGRTGRQPLHHIAIEELQEWAYTGEPLVPLKGYPGVVWQRSKKKKRAEREGMV; translated from the coding sequence ATGTTTCCGGAAGAGGAATTAGAGCAAAAGAAAACCAAGGCTGTCGCACTCGGCAAACCGGCCGCCGGCCAATGCCTGTGCGGCAAGGTCGCCTTCGAGATCGACGTGCCGGCGCGCTGGGCCTGGCACGATCATTCGCCGTCGAGCCGTCGCGCGCACGGCGCGGCGTACGCGACCTATGTCGGGAGCTGGCGCAAGCGTTTTCGGATCACCAGGGGCAAGACCAGCCTCGCGCGCTACGAAGACGAGGCCACCAAGACCGTACGCAGTTTCTGCTCCAATTGCGGCACGCCGATTGCCTATGAACGCCCGCGCTCGCCCCACATGGTCAACATTCCCCGCGCGCTGTTCTCGGGTCGCACCGGTCGCCAGCCGCTCCATCACATCGCCATCGAAGAATTGCAGGAATGGGCCTATACGGGCGAGCCGCTGGTGCCGCTGAAGGGATATCCCGGCGTCGTCTGGCAGCGCTCGAAAAAGAAGAAGCGCGCGGAGCGTGAGGGGATGGTCTAG
- a CDS encoding TetR/AcrR family transcriptional regulator codes for MSKALERRAIHRESLILAGERRIAADGLAGLKTRDLARDIGVANGAVYNLVEDVDELILRVGSRTLARLDAALTSAEADGPASPRETLVRIAVAYCDFAAENLELWRALFEHRMAPGKPVPEWAISEQMNLFRHIYHPLAKLFPMRTPAELGVTARSLFSAVHGMVLLGLEQKLIAVPVEALREEIAAIVRAMVDGLTGKSD; via the coding sequence ATGTCCAAGGCATTGGAAAGACGAGCCATTCACCGAGAATCCTTGATTCTGGCGGGGGAGCGACGGATTGCCGCAGATGGATTGGCGGGTCTAAAAACCCGCGATCTGGCCCGGGACATCGGCGTCGCCAACGGCGCGGTCTACAATCTCGTCGAGGACGTCGACGAACTGATCCTGCGGGTCGGATCGCGCACGCTGGCGCGGCTCGACGCCGCGCTCACATCAGCCGAAGCCGACGGCCCCGCCTCCCCTCGCGAAACGCTGGTGCGTATCGCGGTCGCCTATTGCGATTTCGCCGCTGAAAATCTCGAACTATGGCGCGCGCTGTTCGAACACCGGATGGCGCCGGGCAAGCCGGTGCCGGAATGGGCGATCAGCGAACAGATGAATCTGTTCCGCCACATCTATCACCCGCTCGCCAAACTCTTTCCGATGCGAACGCCGGCCGAACTGGGCGTGACGGCGCGCAGCCTGTTCTCCGCGGTGCACGGCATGGTGCTGCTCGGGCTCGAACAGAAGCTGATCGCGGTGCCGGTCGAGGCGCTACGGGAAGAGATCGCAGCCATCGTGCGCGCGATGGTCGATGGGCTGACGGGGAAGTCTGATTAG
- a CDS encoding winged helix-turn-helix domain-containing protein — MPKTNARSLPSLSVRIDLADEARIGPGKIQLLESIAACGSISAAGRAMDMSYKRAWDLVDEINRICRQAAVERQTGGKNGGGAVLTPFGTSLIARYRKIERNAASAARKELEALHKEIGRPRKTASR; from the coding sequence ATGCCGAAAACGAACGCCAGATCGCTGCCTTCGCTGAGCGTCCGGATCGACCTGGCTGACGAGGCACGCATCGGACCCGGCAAGATTCAGTTGTTGGAGAGCATCGCGGCCTGCGGCTCGATCTCGGCCGCTGGCCGCGCGATGGATATGTCCTACAAGCGCGCCTGGGACCTGGTCGACGAAATCAACCGGATCTGCCGGCAGGCTGCGGTCGAACGGCAAACCGGCGGCAAGAACGGAGGCGGCGCGGTACTGACGCCGTTCGGCACGTCGTTGATTGCGCGCTACCGCAAGATCGAACGCAATGCCGCCAGCGCCGCGCGCAAGGAGCTCGAGGCGCTACACAAGGAGATCGGGCGGCCGAGGAAAACCGCCAGCCGGTGA
- a CDS encoding SDR family oxidoreductase has product MPHPAMSPNHVAVITGGASGIGLAAAMRFAGLGMRVCIADIGAERLAETAAKLASVAKGGAADIMTASVDVSRFDDVAGLETAVQKRFGGTDILMNNAGIGPDSNSFGPLENWQRILAVNLWGVIHGTQAFVPHMVERGRPGLVINTGSKQGITTPPGNPAYNVSKAGVKAQTEALQHELRNLPGCQISAHLMIPGHVFTALTARGRTEKPPGAWTPEQTVDFMIERIDAGDFYILCPDNDVPRQLDERRMLWAAGDIVENRPALSRWHPDYAEAFAKFVKGE; this is encoded by the coding sequence ATGCCCCATCCAGCGATGTCGCCAAATCATGTTGCCGTGATCACCGGGGGCGCCTCCGGCATCGGGCTCGCTGCCGCGATGCGTTTCGCCGGCCTCGGCATGAGGGTGTGCATCGCCGATATCGGCGCCGAGCGCCTCGCCGAGACCGCGGCCAAACTGGCGTCTGTCGCCAAGGGCGGCGCGGCCGACATCATGACGGCATCGGTCGACGTGAGCCGCTTCGATGACGTCGCCGGGCTTGAAACCGCGGTGCAAAAGCGGTTCGGCGGTACCGACATCCTGATGAACAATGCCGGCATCGGCCCCGACAGCAACAGCTTTGGTCCGCTGGAGAACTGGCAGCGCATTCTCGCGGTAAACCTGTGGGGTGTCATTCACGGCACCCAGGCCTTCGTGCCCCACATGGTCGAACGCGGGCGCCCCGGCCTCGTCATCAATACCGGCTCCAAGCAGGGCATCACGACGCCGCCCGGCAATCCCGCCTACAACGTCTCGAAGGCCGGCGTGAAAGCGCAGACGGAGGCACTGCAGCACGAATTGCGCAACCTGCCGGGCTGCCAGATCAGCGCGCATCTGATGATCCCCGGTCACGTCTTCACTGCCCTGACCGCCCGCGGCCGCACCGAGAAGCCGCCGGGCGCCTGGACGCCGGAGCAGACCGTCGACTTCATGATTGAGCGCATCGACGCCGGCGATTTCTACATCCTGTGCCCCGACAACGATGTGCCGCGGCAGCTCGATGAACGGCGCATGCTGTGGGCCGCCGGCGACATCGTCGAAAATCGCCCCGCATTGTCGCGCTGGCATCCGGATTACGCGGAAGCGTTCGCGAAGTTTGTGAAGGGGGAATAG
- a CDS encoding amidohydrolase family protein, whose translation MSDVIDRPILGEEIAAQSRLRIIDCDVHPSIHAHADIEQFMPRRWQEHLRTYGSHLRTPYIGTTPYPRSSPLIARRDAWPPTGGPPGSDLDFMRKQHLDPLDVEYGILQVLDLFIFSQQNLEFGAAVQRAINDWQLAFWSDRDPRLKASILAGQDDTEFAIAEIERCARIGRYVQINVCPRANEPLGRRRYWPIYARAQELGLPLGIHVGGYGGHAPTGGGWPSYYVEEHQSNAHTMAAQLTSLVLEGVPERFPSLKIVFIEGGFGWIPSATWRMDRHFEAFRSEVPHLKRRPSEYVKEHFWFTTQPIDEPDEAKHLRSLIEWVGADRLLFSSDYPHWDFDDPRYAFKTPLTENERRKIFNGNARALYKL comes from the coding sequence ATGAGTGACGTCATCGACCGCCCCATTCTCGGCGAGGAAATCGCCGCCCAGAGCCGGCTGCGCATCATCGATTGCGATGTGCATCCGAGCATTCATGCGCATGCCGATATCGAGCAGTTCATGCCGAGGCGCTGGCAGGAGCATTTGCGCACCTATGGCAGCCATCTGCGCACGCCCTATATCGGCACCACACCCTATCCGCGCTCCTCGCCGCTGATCGCGCGCCGCGACGCCTGGCCGCCGACCGGCGGGCCGCCGGGCTCCGATCTCGATTTCATGCGCAAGCAGCACCTCGATCCGCTCGATGTCGAGTACGGCATCTTGCAGGTGCTCGATCTCTTCATCTTCTCGCAGCAGAACCTGGAATTTGGCGCCGCGGTCCAGCGCGCCATCAATGACTGGCAGCTTGCGTTCTGGTCCGACCGCGATCCGCGCTTGAAAGCCTCGATCCTCGCCGGGCAGGACGATACAGAGTTCGCGATCGCCGAGATCGAGCGCTGCGCCAGGATCGGCCGCTATGTGCAGATCAATGTCTGCCCGCGCGCCAACGAGCCGCTCGGCCGCCGCCGCTACTGGCCGATCTATGCCCGCGCGCAGGAATTGGGCTTGCCGCTCGGCATTCATGTCGGCGGCTATGGCGGGCATGCGCCGACCGGCGGCGGCTGGCCGTCTTATTATGTCGAGGAGCACCAGTCGAACGCGCACACCATGGCGGCGCAGCTCACCAGCCTCGTGCTCGAAGGCGTGCCCGAGCGGTTCCCGAGTCTGAAGATCGTCTTCATCGAAGGCGGCTTTGGCTGGATCCCATCGGCCACCTGGCGCATGGACCGGCATTTCGAGGCGTTCCGCAGCGAGGTGCCGCATCTCAAGCGGCGGCCTTCAGAGTATGTGAAGGAGCATTTCTGGTTCACGACGCAGCCGATCGACGAGCCCGATGAGGCAAAGCATCTGCGCTCGCTGATCGAATGGGTCGGTGCCGATCGTCTGCTGTTCTCGTCGGACTATCCACATTGGGATTTCGACGATCCGCGCTATGCCTTCAAGACGCCGCTGACGGAAAACGAGCGCCGGAAAATCTTCAACGGCAACGCGCGCGCGCTCTACAAGCTCTAA
- a CDS encoding amidohydrolase family protein, which translates to MAATRIDCDIHPAVGGTRTTLLPYLDDHWKEQVVSRAIDGLDLNSYPPNMPFSGRADWRPANGKPGSELKMVQRGAFDQLGASHAICNVVYGAQAVFDSYMAAGFCKAINDWIAAEWLSKDSRLSASIVLPLQAPDLAVDEIERRAGDNRFVSVLVLAQGETLLGRRHYWPVWQAAAKHKLPVAIHAGSAYRTAPSSIGWPSYRYEYYLAEAQAFQAQLLSLIYEGVFGKFPDLKVVLMESGVSWLPAFMWRANKTWRGVRVEVPWVEREPAAIIRDHVRVTMQPFDGSPDAAGVADVIEQIGSDKMFLFASDYPHWQFDGDDPMPPHLPASIASRMCADNPLETFPRLKLAA; encoded by the coding sequence ATGGCGGCCACGCGGATCGACTGCGATATCCATCCCGCGGTGGGCGGCACCCGCACCACGCTGCTGCCCTATCTCGACGACCACTGGAAAGAGCAGGTGGTCAGCCGCGCTATCGACGGCCTTGATCTCAACTCCTATCCGCCCAACATGCCGTTCTCCGGCCGCGCCGATTGGCGTCCCGCCAATGGCAAGCCGGGCAGTGAGCTCAAGATGGTGCAGCGCGGCGCGTTCGACCAGCTCGGTGCGAGCCACGCCATCTGCAATGTCGTCTATGGCGCGCAGGCGGTGTTCGATTCCTATATGGCGGCCGGCTTTTGCAAGGCGATCAATGACTGGATCGCGGCCGAATGGCTTTCAAAGGATTCGCGGCTGAGCGCGTCGATCGTGTTGCCCTTGCAGGCGCCGGATCTGGCAGTGGACGAAATCGAGCGCAGGGCCGGCGACAACCGCTTCGTCTCCGTGCTGGTGCTGGCGCAGGGCGAGACGCTGCTCGGACGCCGGCACTATTGGCCGGTGTGGCAGGCCGCAGCGAAACACAAGCTGCCGGTCGCGATCCATGCCGGCAGCGCCTATCGCACCGCGCCGAGCTCGATCGGCTGGCCGTCCTATCGCTACGAATATTATCTCGCCGAAGCGCAGGCGTTTCAGGCCCAGCTCCTGAGCCTGATCTATGAGGGTGTGTTCGGAAAATTCCCTGATCTCAAGGTCGTGCTGATGGAATCCGGCGTGAGCTGGCTGCCGGCCTTCATGTGGCGCGCCAACAAGACCTGGCGCGGCGTGCGCGTCGAGGTGCCCTGGGTCGAGCGCGAGCCGGCCGCGATCATTCGCGACCATGTCCGCGTCACCATGCAGCCGTTTGATGGTTCGCCGGATGCCGCTGGCGTCGCCGATGTCATCGAGCAGATCGGCTCCGACAAGATGTTCCTGTTCGCGTCGGACTATCCGCACTGGCAATTCGACGGCGATGATCCGATGCCGCCGCATCTGCCAGCCAGCATTGCTTCGCGCATGTGCGCCGATAACCCGCTTGAGACGTTTCCGCGGCTGAAGCTTGCCGCGTGA
- a CDS encoding Rieske (2Fe-2S) protein: MARHIVARTTDIPPGGNKVFGVEGRDIVVFHVNGEFFALLNRCPHEGAPLEKAACVARLTSPEPGVYQRSRVGELLRCPWHGWEFDMRNGQSYFDPKRVKVRSYPVAVESGEELQKGPYVAETFPVHVEDSYVIVEM; encoded by the coding sequence ATGGCCCGTCACATCGTCGCCCGCACGACAGACATCCCGCCCGGCGGCAACAAGGTCTTTGGCGTCGAGGGCCGTGACATCGTCGTGTTCCACGTCAATGGCGAGTTCTTCGCGCTGCTCAATCGCTGCCCGCATGAGGGCGCGCCGCTGGAAAAGGCTGCCTGCGTGGCGCGGCTGACCTCGCCGGAGCCGGGTGTCTATCAGCGCTCGCGCGTCGGCGAATTGTTGCGTTGCCCGTGGCACGGCTGGGAATTCGACATGCGCAATGGGCAATCGTATTTCGATCCGAAGCGGGTGAAGGTGCGTTCGTATCCGGTAGCAGTCGAAAGCGGCGAGGAACTGCAGAAGGGTCCTTACGTGGCCGAGACGTTTCCGGTGCATGTCGAGGACAGCTACGTGATTGTCGAGATGTAG
- a CDS encoding PspA/IM30 family protein produces the protein MFKTVLTLFRGSVTVAGEELEDRAALLILDQQMRDAAAAVERSKRSLALAIAGDQQEGRRLDATNARIADLEVRATAALDGGREDLAREAAQAIANLEADRDAAMTARTLFATEITRMKRQVSTAEARITELERGRRIARAAEAVRNLRRGGIEAARPYESTLPEAENTLKRLRERQIEAQAAADALIELDAASGPLATAEKLAEQGFGPRLKSTADDVLARLNAKRTQAA, from the coding sequence ATGTTCAAAACTGTTTTGACGCTTTTCCGGGGCAGCGTGACTGTCGCGGGGGAAGAACTGGAAGACCGCGCGGCGCTGCTCATTCTCGATCAGCAGATGCGCGATGCCGCGGCTGCCGTCGAACGTTCCAAGCGCTCGCTGGCGCTGGCGATCGCAGGTGACCAGCAGGAAGGCCGCCGTCTCGACGCCACCAACGCGCGGATCGCCGACCTCGAAGTTCGCGCCACTGCTGCGCTCGATGGCGGAAGGGAAGATCTCGCCCGCGAGGCGGCGCAGGCGATCGCCAATCTCGAAGCCGACCGCGATGCCGCGATGACCGCGCGGACGCTGTTCGCGACTGAAATCACGCGAATGAAGCGTCAGGTCAGCACTGCCGAGGCGCGGATCACCGAGCTCGAGCGCGGCCGTCGCATCGCCCGTGCGGCCGAAGCAGTTCGCAATCTTCGTAGGGGCGGCATCGAAGCGGCACGTCCTTACGAATCCACGCTGCCGGAAGCGGAGAACACGCTGAAGCGCCTGCGCGAGCGGCAGATCGAGGCCCAGGCCGCCGCCGACGCCCTGATCGAACTCGACGCGGCCAGCGGTCCGCTGGCGACCGCCGAAAAGCTCGCCGAACAGGGTTTTGGCCCTCGGCTCAAATCAACCGCGGACGACGTGCTCGCGCGGCTGAACGCCAAACGCACGCAAGCTGCCTGA
- a CDS encoding YiaA/YiaB family inner membrane protein, which produces MNQNSPHHSNAWVTFTYASFGASAFLVAIGVYFLPVDLWIKGYLAMGIVMLIQSCVPLTKTVRDVHESSRMVNRIEDAKAERLLMEVSKAS; this is translated from the coding sequence ATGAATCAGAATTCCCCGCATCACAGCAACGCCTGGGTCACCTTCACCTACGCTTCGTTCGGCGCTTCAGCCTTCCTGGTCGCTATCGGCGTCTACTTTCTCCCCGTCGATCTCTGGATCAAGGGCTATCTCGCGATGGGCATCGTGATGCTCATTCAGTCCTGCGTCCCCCTGACCAAGACAGTGCGCGACGTTCACGAGAGCAGCCGGATGGTCAACCGCATCGAGGATGCCAAGGCCGAGCGGCTCTTGATGGAAGTTTCCAAGGCTTCGTAG
- a CDS encoding IS110 family transposase → MKNTICGVDVSKAKLDVCIEPGHRLASFNNDTAGIAELAAFCREHAVTLVVMEASGGYERRAFVELWEKGISCALTNPRNVRRYAEAMGILEKTDRIDSSVIARFAHAKNLAPTPLPSQAQQRLKALVARLRQVTDDLTVQKQRRASLLDNPEMLASLDEVIALLKRQSRSLEGEIASMIDDDPLWAKLAETWREMKGVAGRTVARLHAELPEIGTLSNKAIAKLAGLAPIANDSGKRKGKRPTRGGRAGVRSILFLVAAIAARYDKSLAEFRDRLLKAGKEKMVVRIALARKLLVRLNAKARDARTAYANAT, encoded by the coding sequence GTGAAGAACACAATTTGTGGAGTGGACGTTTCGAAAGCCAAGCTCGATGTTTGCATCGAGCCCGGGCATCGGCTTGCGAGCTTCAATAACGATACGGCAGGCATTGCGGAACTGGCCGCGTTCTGCCGTGAACATGCCGTCACGCTGGTGGTGATGGAGGCCAGTGGCGGGTACGAGCGACGGGCATTCGTCGAGCTGTGGGAAAAAGGCATCAGCTGCGCGCTGACCAATCCACGCAACGTCCGCCGCTACGCCGAGGCGATGGGCATTCTGGAAAAGACCGACCGGATCGATTCCTCCGTCATTGCCCGCTTCGCCCATGCCAAGAACCTGGCTCCGACCCCCTTGCCAAGCCAAGCCCAGCAGCGCCTGAAGGCGCTTGTGGCAAGGCTCCGGCAGGTCACCGACGATCTCACCGTGCAGAAGCAGCGTCGCGCAAGCCTGCTCGATAACCCCGAGATGCTGGCCAGCCTCGACGAAGTGATCGCCCTGCTCAAGCGCCAATCCCGCTCGCTCGAGGGGGAAATCGCCTCCATGATCGATGACGATCCGCTGTGGGCAAAGCTCGCCGAGACCTGGCGCGAGATGAAGGGCGTCGCCGGGCGGACCGTTGCGCGCCTTCATGCCGAACTACCGGAAATTGGCACGCTCTCCAACAAAGCCATTGCCAAGCTTGCCGGCCTTGCCCCGATCGCCAATGACAGCGGTAAGCGAAAGGGCAAGCGACCCACCCGCGGTGGTCGCGCCGGCGTCCGCTCGATCCTCTTCCTCGTCGCGGCCATCGCCGCCCGCTACGACAAAAGCCTTGCCGAGTTCCGCGACAGGCTGCTCAAGGCCGGCAAGGAGAAAATGGTCGTTCGCATTGCCCTTGCCCGCAAGCTCCTCGTCAGGCTCAACGCAAAAGCTCGCGACGCGCGAACCGCGTATGCCAATGCAACTTGA
- a CDS encoding aldehyde dehydrogenase family protein, with translation MAVTQAIPITRHPYADGSYKKMLIDGQWVDAASGKRFETHNPATGELLATVAEGDAEDINRAVAAARRAFEGPWSKVKPYERQGLLLKLADLVEKNFEELSQLDTLDMGAPISRTRGNRLRVLGMLRYYAGQATALHGETIENSLPGEIFSYTLKEPIGVVGAIIPWNGPLAATVWKIGPAIATGCTVVLKPAEEAPLTSLRLAELCMEAGVPPGVVNVVPGYGETAGATLASHPDVDKVAFTGSHVTGQSIIRASAGNLKRVSLELGGKSPDIVFADADLDAAVPGAAMAVFANSGQICSAGTRLFVEQKVYDEFVGRVAEFGKKLQVGNGIDPNTQIGPLVSQQQMDRVSEYLNIGQKEGARAVAGGGRLTEGPLSKGYFVQPTVFANVQDNMRIAQEEIFGPVISAISFEDTDELVKRANATTFGLGSGVWTTNVSKAHQVAKALRAGSVWVNCYQAMDPAVPFGGYKMSGYGRESGKQHVEEYLNVKAVWIKTA, from the coding sequence ATGGCTGTCACCCAGGCAATTCCGATCACGCGCCATCCCTATGCGGACGGCTCCTACAAGAAGATGTTGATCGACGGCCAATGGGTCGATGCCGCCTCCGGCAAGCGGTTCGAGACCCACAACCCGGCGACCGGCGAATTGCTCGCGACCGTCGCCGAGGGCGACGCGGAGGACATCAACCGCGCCGTGGCGGCGGCCCGCCGCGCCTTCGAGGGGCCGTGGAGCAAGGTCAAGCCATATGAGCGGCAGGGCCTGTTGTTGAAGCTTGCCGATCTCGTCGAGAAGAATTTCGAGGAGTTGTCGCAGCTCGACACGCTGGACATGGGCGCGCCGATCAGCCGCACCCGCGGCAACCGGCTGCGCGTGCTCGGCATGCTGCGCTATTACGCGGGGCAGGCGACGGCGCTGCACGGCGAAACCATCGAGAACTCGCTGCCCGGCGAAATCTTCTCCTACACGTTGAAGGAGCCGATTGGCGTCGTTGGCGCAATCATTCCCTGGAACGGGCCGCTCGCCGCGACCGTCTGGAAGATCGGTCCCGCGATCGCAACCGGATGCACGGTGGTGCTGAAGCCCGCCGAGGAAGCGCCGCTGACCTCGCTGCGGCTGGCCGAACTCTGCATGGAAGCCGGCGTCCCGCCCGGCGTCGTCAATGTTGTGCCCGGTTATGGCGAGACCGCGGGCGCTACGCTGGCGTCACATCCCGATGTCGACAAGGTCGCGTTCACCGGCTCGCACGTCACCGGACAGTCGATCATCCGCGCCTCCGCCGGCAACCTCAAGCGCGTGTCGCTCGAACTCGGCGGCAAGTCGCCCGACATCGTGTTCGCCGATGCCGATCTCGACGCCGCGGTGCCCGGTGCGGCAATGGCGGTGTTCGCCAATTCAGGGCAGATCTGCAGCGCCGGCACGCGGCTGTTCGTCGAACAGAAGGTTTATGACGAGTTCGTCGGCCGCGTCGCCGAGTTCGGCAAGAAGCTGCAGGTTGGCAACGGCATCGATCCGAACACGCAGATCGGACCGCTGGTCTCGCAACAGCAGATGGATCGCGTCAGCGAATATCTCAACATCGGCCAGAAGGAAGGCGCCAGGGCAGTGGCCGGCGGCGGCCGGTTGACCGAAGGCCCGCTTTCGAAGGGCTATTTCGTGCAGCCGACAGTCTTCGCCAATGTACAGGACAATATGCGGATTGCGCAGGAGGAAATTTTCGGTCCGGTGATCTCGGCGATTTCCTTCGAGGATACCGACGAACTGGTCAAGCGCGCCAATGCCACCACCTTCGGATTGGGCAGCGGCGTCTGGACCACCAATGTCAGCAAGGCGCACCAGGTTGCGAAGGCGCTGCGCGCCGGCTCGGTCTGGGTCAACTGCTATCAGGCGATGGATCCGGCAGTGCCGTTCGGCGGCTACAAGATGAGCGGTTATGGCCGCGAGTCCGGCAAGCAGCACGTCGAGGAATATCTCAACGTCAAGGCAGTCTGGATCAAGACGGCCTAG
- a CDS encoding alkene reductase, translated as MKYPSLFSPLKVGPYQLQHRLALAPLTRMRAAKPSLAPRPLNAEYYAQRATPGGLLIAEASPVMATGFGSPGVPGIYTEAQIAGWREVVDAVHAKGGVIFLQLWHVGRVSHSSFQPGGVLPVAPSAVPIADLKTGTADGKAVPYETPRALETSEIPGVIDAYRQAAKNALAAGFDGVEVHGANGYLIEQFLQSHTNLRTDQYGGSIPNRVRFLMEVTQAVVEVWGADRVGVRLSPYGVANGSGEPDPMPLYTYAVEQLNPLGLAYLHFIEPRSSGAGRAEVNHQNVPSAMVLFRPIWKGVLVTAGGFTGETADAAIRDGHADAVAFGRIFISNPDLPRRLQRGFPLTPYNRATFYGGDVAGYTDYPEHDELEQA; from the coding sequence ATGAAGTATCCATCGCTGTTTTCGCCGCTCAAGGTCGGTCCCTATCAGCTCCAGCATCGTCTCGCGCTGGCACCGTTGACGCGGATGCGGGCAGCCAAGCCCTCGCTGGCGCCGCGGCCATTGAATGCGGAGTATTACGCGCAGCGCGCGACGCCGGGCGGATTGCTGATCGCCGAAGCTTCGCCCGTGATGGCGACGGGCTTCGGCAGCCCCGGCGTGCCCGGCATCTATACGGAAGCTCAGATCGCCGGCTGGCGCGAGGTGGTCGATGCGGTTCACGCCAAGGGCGGCGTAATTTTCTTGCAGCTCTGGCATGTCGGGCGGGTCTCGCATTCCTCGTTCCAGCCTGGTGGCGTGCTGCCGGTCGCGCCTTCGGCGGTACCGATCGCGGACCTGAAAACAGGCACGGCTGATGGCAAGGCTGTCCCCTACGAGACGCCGCGCGCGCTCGAGACGTCGGAAATTCCCGGCGTGATCGACGCCTATCGCCAGGCCGCAAAGAACGCGCTTGCCGCCGGCTTCGACGGTGTCGAGGTACATGGCGCCAACGGCTATCTGATCGAGCAGTTTCTGCAATCGCACACCAACCTGCGCACCGATCAATATGGCGGTTCGATTCCGAACCGCGTGCGCTTCCTGATGGAGGTGACGCAGGCCGTGGTTGAGGTCTGGGGCGCCGACCGCGTCGGCGTGCGGCTGTCGCCCTATGGTGTTGCCAATGGCAGCGGCGAGCCGGACCCGATGCCGCTCTACACCTATGCGGTCGAGCAGCTCAATCCGCTTGGGCTGGCGTATCTGCATTTCATCGAGCCGCGCTCCTCCGGCGCCGGCCGCGCCGAGGTCAACCACCAGAACGTGCCGTCGGCGATGGTGCTGTTCCGCCCGATCTGGAAGGGCGTGCTGGTCACCGCCGGCGGCTTTACCGGCGAGACTGCCGATGCAGCAATCAGGGATGGCCATGCCGATGCGGTCGCCTTCGGCCGCATCTTCATCTCCAATCCGGACCTGCCGCGCCGCCTGCAGCGCGGCTTCCCGCTGACGCCTTATAACCGCGCCACCTTCTACGGCGGCGACGTGGCGGGTTATACGGACTATCCGGAGCACGATGAGCTGGAGCAGGCGTGA